TTTCCGATAGATCAGCTGATTGCTGAAATGCCAGCTATTAATGAAGAATGCCAGAAAGTACTTATGAAAGCGGGTATCGTATAAGCGTTTTGTCCATGGCCGTCTCACGCTACAGATGCTTTCGTCAATAGAGCATCTGTGATGCCATTGTTAATAAGGCGAAGTCTGTTATCGCATGTCGGGCTTTGCGGTTGTACGGTCGTGATCAAGCGGGTAACCCATACCGCAGGCTAGAGTAGCCAGCGGTATGTTGATACACAGGCAGGATAATGCTGCATATTCATGATGAATATCGACTTCTCCGCGCGGAATCCGCTAATTGAAATCGCCTCTTTTATATCGTTTTACGGCTTTATTAATCTCTCCAACGCGCTGTTTATCACAGAACTTTGGGATTCTTCGGCTTTGTACCCGGTGAAAGCCTATACCGTTCAGCTCATGGGTAATGGCTGTTTCACCATACTGATTGATTAGCTTACTGATCATGATCTGCGTATCAAAATGGATATCGCAGCTTTGTGCCGCACCCAGACGGGACCAGATAGATTGTAACTTCGCATCATAGCCCAAGGCATCAACGCCGGTGAATCCATTTTCGTAATGGAATAAATAGACGTTGGGTAATATGTTCCACTCGGTCATCCCTCCGGTCCCCCCGTAGATGGGGCTCTCAGGTTTTTCAGGGGTAGCGCAGCCTGCGAGAATAAGTGTGAAAAAGCAGGTGGCAACGGTAAATCTGCACATTATCAGTTCCATCTTAGACAGTTGTATAGGAGCAACTTATCATGTTACTCCCAAGTTAAAGAAAAATAAGTTTCTTAAGAGAGAGAATTGCATCTGCACTGCGTCGTCATAGTTTAATACTTGAATGGAAGTCTCTACTTGTCACAGCAGAATTAAGCTTCGTTCATTGAATAGTGCTTTTAGTTTGTCGTATTAAGGAATGACTATGTAATACTGTCTTTAGTTATTGGTTTATTTTCTTTATATTGATCAAACTGTTAAGTGTCTTAGCGCTGCTTACTTTTCCATCGATAGGAGGCTTTATGCCGAGTTGTACCATCAATAACAGAGAGTTGCATTATCTGGATCAGGGAAGTGGATTTCCACTTCTGTTAGGTCACAGCTTTCTGTGGGATAGCAGGGTCTGGGCGCCGCAACTTGACCTTTTATCACAGCACTTTCGTTGTATCGTTCCTGATTTGTGGTCCCATGGACAGTCGCAAACTGCATCAGAAGGTGATCTGAGTATTGTTCACCTCGCTGAAGTTCATCATCAGTTAATGCAAACATTAGAGATTGATCGCTATAGTGTGCTGGGAATGGCAACCGGTGGGCTCTGGGGGGCAAAGCTGGCAATGATGTATCCTGATGAAGTGGCTAGTTTAACGCTGATTGCCTGCTCTCTGGATAGTGAAACTGCAGAAAATCGGGAAGATTATCTTGAGTTGTTCAATATTGTAGAGCAGTTAGGCGAACTACCCACGGCCGTTGTCGATGCGGTTATTCGAATCTTTTTTAGTCCAGTCACTCAAAAGGTGCATCCAGCACTGGCTGAGACTTTCCGTTTTGATCTTATGTGCCTTTCGCCGGAGCAGGTTGCGGGGATCACTTCTATGGGTAAACAGATCTTTACACGCCCGTCGATGATTAATCAGCTCTCTGATATTCGATGCCCAACGTTGATTCTTGCGGGTCAAAATGACATTCCTAATCCCTTGAGCGAGTTGCAAGAGATGCATCACTGTTTACCGGGAAGCCAGTTTGCCATCATTGAGAATGCCGGTCATATGCTAACGCTGGAACAACCTGATCAGGTTAATCAGTTATTAGGAAACTTTCTCGCTTCTATTGATGGTGTTCAGTTAGATTCAAATCAATTGGTCTTCGTTTGATGCCAGAGCCATTATCGGAATGGTGTGTATATATTGTGCGCTGTGCCGATGGATCCCTTTATACCGGGGTTACAACTGATAGTGTGCGACGGGTCATCGAACATAATCAAAATGATCGTCTTGGCGCGAAATATACCCGTGCCCGCAGACCCGTAAATTTGGTTTATCAAGAACCCTGCGACAATCGTTCTGATGCTTGTAAGCGGGAAGCCGAGATAAAAAAACTCTCTCGTCAGAGGAAGATAACGTTAATTACCGCTCATATGGAGAAGTAAATCAGGTTATCCGCGATACTGCTTTAACGGTTACAGCTTGAATCAGGTGCACATCCTCTTGTCGCTATTTGTCTAGGTGTACTCCTGATGAGAAAAATGCAGCTGCAATTTCTTTTTGTTTGGTAATCCGAAGACGTGACAAATATCAATTAACCAACTGTTTTAGTCGGTTAAGATAGGTTTATTGTCTAAACAGCGATTTACAAATCAGAGGTAATTATGAGTTCATGTTGTGGAGTTTGCGGCGGTCAGGACGCTGAAGAAGTAAAGAAGCAGGAAGAAAAGCAAGAGCAGAAAGAGCAGGAAAAATCGACTCAGGGTCAGGTGCAACAACAGGAAGCTGTTGAGCAAGAATAAATCATAGTGACTGTTTGCTATAAGAGAAAGAGACCTTAGGGTCTCTTTTTTTCGTTTGTACTCCTTGAGTTTCTACCTCACCCAAAACAGTAAGCACCACTATCTGAAATAAGGTTAGCTGCGTTATAATTGACAGATACGCACAATATTCCCTAAGGACGACTTTTCTATGACCACCCTGACTATCCGTACGCCCGATGACTGGCACCTGCACTTTCGTGATGGCGATATGTTACCGGAAACCGTGGCCGCTACGGCTCGCTGTTTTCAACGCGCAATCGTGATGCCAAACCTGGCGCCGCCGGTTGTTGATGGTGCGATGGCGAAGGATTATAAAGAGCGAATTCTGGCAGCTCGCCCTGCAGGTAATAGCTTTGAGCCACTGATGACGATCTATCTGACCAATGCGACAACCGGCCAGGATATTATCGATGCTAAAGCGTTGGGTGTTGTTGCTGCTAAGTTGTATCCTGCGGGTGCGACGACTAACTCTGCCGCAGCGGTGACGGATCTGGAGGCGATGTATCCAGTATTCGAGGTGATGGCAGAGCAGGGCATGTTACTGTTGGTACATGGTGAAGTGACAGACAACCACATTGATATCTTTGATCGTGAAAAAGAGTTTATCGATCAGAAGATGACTCAGATAGTAAATCGTTTTCCACAGTTAAAAATCGTCTTTGAACATATTACTACCGCTGATGCAGCGTACTTCGTTGAAGCAGCTTCGGATAATGTTGCAGCGACAATTACGCCGCAACATCTGTTGTTGAATCGTAATGACTTATTGGTCGGCGGTGTACGACCACATAACTTTTGTCTGCCGGTACTGAAACGTAATACTCATCAGGCGGTCTTGCGTCAGATGGTACGATCTGGTTCGCCAAAGTTCTTCCTCGGTACGGACTCTGCCCCCCATGCGAAAGAGGCAAAAGAGAACGCCTGTGGTTGTGCCGGTTGTTATAGTGCCTGGAGTGCGATTGAACTCTATGCACATGTGTTTGAAGAGCTGGGTGCGCTGGATAAGCTGGAAGGCTTTGCCAGTAATTATGGCGCTGATTTCTATGGCCTGCCACGTAATGAAGGCAGCATCACTCTGGTACGTGAAGAATGGACGCTGCCTGAAGAGATCACCTTGCCAGATGGCCGGCCTATTGTGCCATTCTTTGCAGGCCAGAAAGTCAGCTGGAAGCTACAGAGCTGACAGTGGTATGAGTGTTATTCAAGCCCGGTGTTTACCGGGCTTTTTTATCTCTGCATAGCAGTGTTTAATAGGGGCTATGAAACAGAAAATATTGATTATCTATGCCGGTGGCACTATCGGTATGCAGGCCACTGAAAATGGCTATGTTCCGGTTGCGGGTTTTGAGCAGCAGGTGCGGCAACAGCTGAGAACAGACAATTCTCGACAGCTACCGGCCTATGAGATGCTGGAGCTGGATAAGCTGATCGACAGTTCAAACCTGCAGCCGCATCACTGGACAGAGCTAGCGCGGATAATGGAAGCGCACTGGCAGCAGTACGATGGCTTTGTTCTGCTCCATGGCACCGATACTATGGCTTACACTGCCTCGATGCTCTCATATATGTTACAGGGTGTAGATAAGCCGGTGATAATAACCGGGTCGCAGATACCCCTGGTAGAGCTGCGAAATGATGCGCAGGATAACCTGATTACATCGCTGATGCTGGCCGGAGGTTATGATATTCCAGAAGTGTGTATCTATTTCAATGGTCGACTGCTGCGGGGAAATCGTGCGAGTAAGCTAAAAAGTACCGGTCTTGATGCATTTGATTCACCCAATTACGGCCATTTGGGGAAGGCGGGTATCAACATAGAGCTGTATCGAGAGCGATTGCTTTCATCAAGTGCACCTCTGTTTAATATTCCAGCATTTAATTCCGACGCGGTAGTGGTCTTACCGGTTTATCCCGGGTTATCTGCCAGAGTCGCCCGAGATCTACTAAATCATAGTTCGGTTAAAGGGGTTGTGCTACACACCTATGGAGCGGGTAATCCGCCGGATGCAAATACCGAGCTGATGGTTTTGCTGGAACAAACTGTTCAGCGGGGTATTTTTATCGTCAACGTGACGCAGTGTGTGCAGGGAGCTGTTAGCCAGGGTGCTTACGCGACTGGCGCCACACTTAATCGAATCGGCGTGATACCGGGCAATGATCTGACGCTGGAAGCGGCTTTTACAAAGCTGCATTATCTCATTGCTACTGCGCCGAAAGACAAAATCAGCCAGCTTATGAACCAGTCGCTTTGTGGCGAAATGAGTGAATAATTGAGGTTGGCTTACTTTAGTATAGAGTTTGCTCGACATACAGCCTCAGCATAGTGTTGGTCGATAACGTATGTATAGTGCTGGGTGGCCTTTACGTCACTGAGCCTTTATTCTGCCAAAACTGGTAGCGTTATGTCTATTAAAGGAGGGGAATAGATTTTAGTCTGGTGACGGCTGTGGTTAAATTTACTGTGATTTATAAATCAATTCTGTATCTATATAACCCTAGTAACAAGTCTTCTATCAGTATGCTGTAAGAAATATAGTAAGAGCTTATGTTTCAGTTCAAAATGAGACTGATTACTGAAGCAGTAACGGCTTTTATCAAGGCGGGATCTTCCTAATCAGAATAATACAGTGTTGTAATAAAAAAATTTCGTCAGGATAGTAAAGTCTAGTACACTAGTTTTCTACTTTAGGTGGATATGTATTCTAAAAGGGTATTAAGCTTGAATAATGTTTATTTTCTCTATCTTGGTAATGGATAAGTTTCGTCATATTCTTAATAAGTGGGATTTTAATGTTTGGTTTCTTGAGGAAGAAAGCTATAGCTCCGATAGCTATCGGTGCAATATTCAGAAATGAGAAAGATTACATCCTCGAATGGATCGCCTGGCACCAATCTCAGGGTATAGATAAATTTATTATTTATGATAATGAATCTGATGATGGAACGTTTCAGTTACTTGAGTTGCTGCAAAAGCATGCTGTGATTGATCTTTACTCTATCGAGAGACAAGATAAAGTTCAGATAATAGCTTATGAGAAAATTCTTTCTCAGTATAAGAATGATGTTGAATTAATGACTTTTATAGATGCTGATGAATTTTTAGTACCTTATGGTGAACTGAGAGTTATCGATCATATAAACGATCTTTTTTCTGATAAATCCGTAGGTGGTTTGGCGCTGAATTGGCGAAATTACGGTACTTCTGGTCACCTAAATCAGCTGGATGGGTTTGTCATTGATCGTTTTACTCAGGCAGCATCGGATCAACGTCTTCGAAATCATTACATTAAGTCTGTATATAGACCTAAGTTAGTGAAAGACATATATCCTCATCGAGCGGTACTGGAGAATAGGTATAGATATATCAATTCTTCGGGTGATAATGCTGTGTTTGCAACATATGACAGGTGTATAAAACCAATACCCTCTGGTGCAACATCCGGAGTTACAGATACAATCTGCGACATGCGAATTCGAGTGCATCATTATGCCCTAAAATCTCATGAAGAATTTACAAAGAAGAAAAAATATCGGGGTAGCTCCATGTTTGGAGCAGGTCTAGTGAAAAGTGATGGTTACTTTAAAGAATTTGATCTTAATGATATAGAATTGCCTGTTAATAATAATTTACATTACTCTCTCTTTAGAGAGAAATATGCTCGTTTATTGAATTTAATTGGTCTCAAATAGAGTCGGGATATAAATTTTGTTTTTTATACATATACCTAAGACAGCTGGAACTAGTTTCAGAAAGGCAGCTGAAAAATATTACGGGTTAGAACATGTTTGTTATGACTATTCACCTAGCTCAAGGGAAAGTAGCGATATAGTGATTCAGGAGGTTTATGAGAATAATGATAACTTCTCCTTTTTTAAAAAATTAGATGATAATTCGATAGAATTCTTAAGTGGTCACGTCCATGCCTGTAAGTACATAGATATTTTTGGTGCCCGAAATTCCGTTGTATTTATGCGTGATCCCATACAGAGAGTGGTATCAGAATATAACCATTTTGTGAGAAACTTCAATTATGAGGGGGATTTCGAGTCTTTTTATACTAAGCCCCAATTTATTAATAGGCTAAAAAAGTTACTAACCGGGGTGCCGTATCAAGCGATTGGTTTTGTTGGCTTGACGGAAAGCTATTCAAGCAGTCTTGATCAGATCAACGAGCGATATTCGACGATGATACCTGACTTAGAACTGAATAAAGGTCGAAGCTATACCCATGAGCCATATAAACTTGACATAGAAGTTATTAATAGGCTTGAAGCTATTAATCAAGAGGATATAGACCTATACCGCCAATGTGTTGATTTATTTGAGCAGCGGACTATTCTTTGGAAGTCTGGCAAGCCATTTGTGCATGCTGCTCTTCAGCAAGTTAGTCATAAGAGTCTTTCTGGTTGGGCGTGGTCAGACACTAGTGATGAAGCGGTCACTATTGAGATATTGATTGAGGATAAGGTATTAGGCGAAGTGATATCCACAGATTTTCGTCCAGGAATGTTGAGAATAGGGCTTCCAAGAGGGGGATATGTAGGCTTTCATTTTCAGTATCCGTATGAGCTACCGGCAGGCACAACATTAATCTGCAGAGTTAAAGAGACAGGGCAGGTTATAGATACTGTTCGACTTCAGCTAGATGCTTAGAAAGCATAAATATCATTAGAATTTGAATGTCTTTAACCAAGATGTTGATTATATTTCTGAAGGCTTATTATAATTTTTTGTAGACGCTCCTTTATATGCTATTTGATAAAGGAGTGATAATCGCATTAGTAATGTTACTTCAATATTAATATTCCTCTTAACTATCTTTTCAGATAGGCTTCGCTGTTACCTTCTGTGAGCTGAAAGTTTTAAAGGTCATTGTTGATGCCGAATGATCAGCGCTAAAGAATAAGTGCTGATTTTATTTGCAAAATCAACGTTGCTGGATATCTGATAAGGTCCTTCTAGGACTTGAATTATCAATGTTCAGCAACCGTGTCGCAGGTACGGAATGCCTAAACGATTGGCGTATTACATCAACTGAGATGTAAAGTTATCTTGTGATTATCAGTGTTACAGTGGGTACGAATAGGGAACTATTAGAAACATTTCTCCTCCTCAGGGGGTTACTCTTCCGCATATTGGTAACCTTTTATTAAGCACAATTGATGAGGCTATATATCTTCACTATCCTGTATAGCTATCATCAGATTTAAGTTATCGTAATTTTTTGGTTGTGAGTATAAGCTTTACATGAATGCGTAGCTTTAGATCTTGCTCTGCAATATAAATAAACAATTGGCTGTCAGTAATGCCATTGGAAGTTCAACACAAGTTTGTAATATTTTTATTGTCATGATTAATATTTGGTTTTTTGGAAAAGTTGTCACTGCTCTCGATAAGTAAGAAGTATTTGTTGAGTAAAAATAGCTTTTCTGTCGATATTAATGGTGGAGGTTAGAAGGCTTTTTTAGGGAGGCCCAGCGGCTAAGAGGGGGATTTTAAGATCCGTAAATTAGTAGAAACTGAACACTCAGAAAAGGGCTAGGCAGGGACTAACTGATTTGTCACAATGAATATTATTCAGGCAAGGCTGCCTGTACATTCTTACGGCTGTATTAAATGTTTCTTGCTGTTTCTGTAATGATTTCTTTGGAATAGATATAAAAATGAGCTTTGAAAAATTTAACACCGATGCCGATGTCACCGCTTTTGCACGTCAGCATAGTCCGTTGTTTTCTGATCAGGATCGACTTCAGGTTGAAGAGATAGGCGATGGGAATATCAATTTTGTTTACCGCGTCTTTAGTGACAGTAACAGTCTTATTGTTAAACAAGCACTACCCTATATCCGCGTAATTGGAGAGGGGTGGCCTCTGTCGCAGGATCGAATTCGTATCGAGTGTGAAGCTCTTAAATTAGCAGCCAAAAATTGTCAGAGCGTTGTGCCTGAAGTGTATGGCTTTGCTGCTGAACAGTGTGCGATCGTGATGCAGGATATTGGTGCTTATGGCAGTTTGCGAAGCGCTTTGATTGAACGTCAGAAGTTGCCGCTGGTCGCTGAAGGTATAGGTTGCTTCCTGGCGGATACGCTGTTTTATACCTCTGATCTCTACCTGGGATCGATTGAGAAAAAAGCCCTGGTTCAGCAGTTTATTAATCCTGATCTGTGCAAAATTTCTGAAGAGGTCTTCTTTTGGGACCCTTACTGTGATCATGAACGTAATAATGTTAATGGGCTGTTGCGGTCTGATGCAGAACAGCTTTGGCAGGATGTTGTACTGAAGCGTGAAGTGGCGCGTCTTAAAGCAAAATTCCTTAATCAGGCAGAAGCTTTGCTGCATGCCGATCTGCATTCAGGGTCGGTCTTTGCAAATCAGTCGGGGATTAAAGTTATTGATCCAGAGTTCGCGTTTGTCGGACCGATTGGCTTTGATATAGGTCTGATAATAGCGAACTATCTGTTGAACCTATCGGGCCAGGCTAATCTGCCTGGGGAGCAAACAGAGCGTAGCGATTATCAACAGTGGTTGTTGGCGAGTATTGAAACCATCTGGGACACGTTTGACCAGCGCTTTCGTGATCACATACAACAAGAGACCCAGGAACCTAGTTTGAAGCTGCCTGAATATATCGACTGGTATATGCAGGAATTATTGGCAGACAGTCTCGGATACGCCGGAACAGAGATGATTCGCCGTACTATCGGTGTGGCTCATGTTGATGACGTAGAGTCGATTAGCGATCCAAAGAAACGTGCTGATTCGGAAAGGCTGTCTTTGGTGTTGGGGCAGATACTGATTAAAGATAGGGCAGGCTTCAGGAATATCGATCAGTTAGTGGTACGCGTACGTGAGTTGATGTATTGCCGATAATCTCTTTGCGCGCCAGACAATAAATAGCCTGCCCTTGTTTAGACTTCCGTCTTCAGGGATGCAGGCTTATTCTACTGGTAGGGGGGCATCAGGGCAGATAGATTAGCGGTGTCAGGGTTCCCCAGAGAAACGCGGTGGCTGATCGTAGCCCTACCAGTATGATCAACCCCACCGTCAGTATTGAAATACAGAACAGAAAGCCTCGCTCTTCAGGTATTTTCATGATGATAGGTACACCGGTAAATAGCAGGAAGGTACTGTAAGCCAAAGCAACAGCACCGATTGCAACACAGAACCACAACATTGGATACAAGCCTGCAAAACCGGCGAGTAGTAATGGAGTAGCAGTGTAGAGTGTCAAATTCATACAGCGTTCCAATGATGCATGGCCCCCGTAGGTTTTTTCCATCCAGTGCATAGAAAATCCCATTAGCCCCAGTGCAAAACAGGTTGCCAGATAGAAAGCGATGGTAGAGTTCAGAGCGCTTATCAGGTTAAGCTTTACGGCGTCACCACCGGGTGTAATGCTCCAGCCAATTTGAGTGGTTCCTATGAACAGTGATATAGCTGGAATTAGTGCCAGTATGGCCAGTGTGAAAAGCGCCTCTGAGGTGCCTTTCAGGTTTTCATCTCTTAAGTGCTGCATTGCCAGGCTGGGATGATAGAAGATTTCAGACATAGATTTAATTGTCATGATAATCACCAGATAAGTTTATGTGTGTTGCTAAGTTGTTACGCATATTACTTAAGCGTAGATCAAAAAATAAACAATCTGTACCGCAGTATTCTTTAAAAACTGTATCTGGCTAATCGCCCTCATTGTTTTATATCCTCGGTATAACGGCTATTGAGGAGTGTTTGTATGAAAACTATTGGTCTGTTGGGTGGAATGAGCTGGGAATCTACAGTGAGTTACTATCGGGCACTTAATATCGGCATTAAGGAGCAGTTGGGAGGCTTTCATTCTGCGAAGATTGCTTTGTTTAGTGTCGATTTCGCAGAGATTGAAACATTACAACATCAGGGTGACTGGCAGCAGACTGGATCGGTTCTTGCGAAAGCTGCAAAGGCTGTGGAAGCGGCGGGAGCTGACTTTTTGTTAATCGGTACTAATACTATGCATAAGGTTGCACCTCAGGTGGAAGCTGCTGTGTCTATCCCGTTACTGCACATTGCGGATGCAACAGCTGAGCAGCTAAAAATGGATGGTATAGAGACAGTGGGTTTACTGGGTACTCGCTTTACGATGGAGCAAGATTTTTATAAAGGTCGCCTGACAGAGCATCATGGCATAAGGGTTTTGGTGCCGGGTGATGCATCCCAGAACATTGTGCACCGAATCATCTATGAAGAGTTGTGCCTTGGTACGATCAGTGATCGCTCTCGACAGCAGTATCTACAGATTATTGATGAGTTGTCAGAGAGAGGTGTGCAGGCCGTTATTCTCGGGTGTACAGAGATCGCTCTATTGGTTCGGGCGTCTGATACCGAGGTGCCGTTATATGATACGACCGCCATCCATGCGACTGCAGCGGTCAAGTTAGCATTGGCCTGAAAGACTAAAAAGAGGCTGAAAGCTTATCGGTTTTTTTGTGGTACCAGTCTGCAGTGTTGGCGCATGATTTCGGTGATATTATCGTTTATATGTTCGTATGAACTTTGTTCTAAAATAGCCTGGCTATCGATAGTAACTGTACTGTTCCGTCCTTTCTCTTTTGCCGCGTACATAGCTATGTCAGCTCGCTTGATAGAGCCTTTGATATCACAGAAACGGCACAATTGGGTAACGCCGAAAGAGGCTGTAACACGGTGTAGATTGTCATGATGGCGGATGCTTGAGTCGGCCAGTTGTTTGCGAATTCTATCTACAACGGTGCCTGCCTGCTGCAGAGTCATGTCAGGAAAGATAAAAAGAAATTCCTCCCCGCCATAGCGGGATACGGTGTCATGACGTCGGATAGCATTGTTAAACAGCTTTGCCGTATGTGCCAGAAGAAGATCGCCGACATCGTGTCCCCATGCATCGTTTACATCTTTGAAATGGTCGATGTCTGCCATAACGATGCAGCAGTAATAATCGTCAGCCCTTTGCATTCTGCTATATTCATTGGCGAGCACTGAATCAACAGAGCGGCGGTTCATCAAGCGGGTGGTTGGGTCAAACTGTTGTTTGTTTAGAACAGAGAATTCGAACAGCATTATGACCATATCGAAGAACTCTTTTTGCGTTTGCATAAAGTGTTCGAAATCTTCAATATCGATCTCACCACCCTGATTTAGCTGGCTGATAATGTTACGTGCATCATCATGAAGTTGTTTGTGGTATTGCTCAATTTTTAGAAATGAGCCTTGCTGAAACAGTTCGTCTTTGAGGATTTTTGTCAGCCAGCGGCCAAAGTGACAATGGAGGTGGGCATCGGATGCAATAAACTGTTGTTCATCGATGGTTTGCCGGGTAACGAGCGCCGTCGTTATTCTCTGCATCCATTTACGATGTGCTTCCAGTGAATGTTTGATATCGGCGGCCAGGGCCTCGAAATCGTCATGATGCAAGCTTTCCAATAGATTTTCGATCACGTATCTGTCCTTGATCCGCTTTTGTTAGTATAAGATTGCCCAATACTAACAGGGCCTGATCATTAGATATTGAGCTGTAACACTTAATTGAGCGCGAGCTGTTCTGGCATTAGTTGCCGCAGTACTTGTCGTTGATAATGCCGTGCTGAGCTACTGATTTTTCCACTTTTACCTGTTGTAATCCAACGCTTAATACGACCCGCATCGCCTATCGGAGTGCGTTTTCCATATGAATTTAGCATGACCATCACGGTATCCCTGCCGTTAATTTTCGTCATCATGACCAAACAGCGTCCAGCTTCGTTCAGATAGCCTGTTTTTGTTACATCGATTGACCAGCTTTTCCGGTGCACCAGCACATTAGTGTTGCCGTAACGCAGTGAATAGCCAGGGTTAGTGAACCTGGCGGTGTAACTTTTAGTGGTACTGTATTTGGTGATTTCCGGATAAGAGGCTGCGGCCCGCACCATGATGGCAAGATCCGATGCGCTTGAAATATTTCGCTCTGAAAGACCCGATGAATCAACAAACGTTGTCTGAGTCATACCCAGTTGTAGAGCTTTTAGGTTCATCGCTTTTACGAAAGCCATATTTCCACCCGGGTATGTATGCCCAAGGGCAGAGGCCGCCATATTTTCGGAAGACATTAAGGCTATTCGGATAACATCCTTACGCGGCAACAGTGAGCCGATTCTGATACGGGTATAATAGTTGTTATTTGCTTCTTTTTGGGCCTGGGTAAAACGTATCTTTTCGTTCAGTGGTAGTTTTGAATCCAGCGTAACCATCGCGGTCATTAATTTGGTCACAGATGCAATGGGGAGAATCAACTCAGCATTTTTTGAATAAAGCGGAGCGCCGGTTCTGGCGTCAATGACGGCAGCACTGACCGAGGCTAATTCAATATTTTCTTGATTTAGGCTGAGTAGTTTCTGGGTCGCACTGGAAATCGCCGTGGTCTGAACAGATAACTTTTCCTGTGCAATGGCCGGCAGAGAAAGAACAGACGTAATAAAGATGCCGATGAGTAGACGGCTGATGGTTTTCAGGCGCTTATGTAAGGGCATATTTAACTGAGTGAACTGTCGTCTAATTTTTAGTTGAGCTGCAAAATTTCTCAAAACAGTGCCGTTTGCTGATAGTCATTTTTATGCGTTAGAACTCTTGTGAATCCTAGCCTGACAGGCTGAGTTCACAGGGCTCCAATATTAACATAATCGGCCGTTTGAATCGTTGGTTTAAATATTCATTTTATGTTTTTATGATATCAGACACTTGGTCAGGCCAGTTTGTTAAAAAATGCTATGTAGAGTAACGGGTTAGAATAAACTCTTGTGTTCTGAATTATTCTGAATAAAAAGAAACCAGTGGTTAAAAAATGGAACAGATAATTACCCTTATACTCGACTCTGGTCGAACGGCTGTCGATGTAGTGTTATATGTTTTACTGCCCGTGATGGTGGTGATGTTGGCGCTGATGAAACTATTAGAGAGCAGAGGAGTATTAGGCTGGGTTTCTAATAAGCTTTCCCCGGTGGTAAGGATATTTGGCGTACCTGGCTTGGGTATCTTTGCGATGCTACAGATTATGTTTGTCAGTTTTAATGCACCGGTAGCCACGCTGGCAATAATGGACCGGGACGGGACCTCCCGTCGCGCTATTGCCGCGACTCTGGCTGTTGTTTTAACCATGTCGCAGGCCAATGTTGTATTTCCGATGGCGGTGGTCGGCCTCGATGTTCCCTTTATTATGATTACCTCTTTAATTGGAGGGCTTATTGC
The genomic region above belongs to Amphritea japonica ATCC BAA-1530 and contains:
- a CDS encoding Yip1 family protein, which gives rise to MTIKSMSEIFYHPSLAMQHLRDENLKGTSEALFTLAILALIPAISLFIGTTQIGWSITPGGDAVKLNLISALNSTIAFYLATCFALGLMGFSMHWMEKTYGGHASLERCMNLTLYTATPLLLAGFAGLYPMLWFCVAIGAVALAYSTFLLFTGVPIIMKIPEERGFLFCISILTVGLIILVGLRSATAFLWGTLTPLIYLP
- the mtnK gene encoding S-methyl-5-thioribose kinase, producing the protein MSFEKFNTDADVTAFARQHSPLFSDQDRLQVEEIGDGNINFVYRVFSDSNSLIVKQALPYIRVIGEGWPLSQDRIRIECEALKLAAKNCQSVVPEVYGFAAEQCAIVMQDIGAYGSLRSALIERQKLPLVAEGIGCFLADTLFYTSDLYLGSIEKKALVQQFINPDLCKISEEVFFWDPYCDHERNNVNGLLRSDAEQLWQDVVLKREVARLKAKFLNQAEALLHADLHSGSVFANQSGIKVIDPEFAFVGPIGFDIGLIIANYLLNLSGQANLPGEQTERSDYQQWLLASIETIWDTFDQRFRDHIQQETQEPSLKLPEYIDWYMQELLADSLGYAGTEMIRRTIGVAHVDDVESISDPKKRADSERLSLVLGQILIKDRAGFRNIDQLVVRVRELMYCR
- a CDS encoding diguanylate cyclase; the encoded protein is MIENLLESLHHDDFEALAADIKHSLEAHRKWMQRITTALVTRQTIDEQQFIASDAHLHCHFGRWLTKILKDELFQQGSFLKIEQYHKQLHDDARNIISQLNQGGEIDIEDFEHFMQTQKEFFDMVIMLFEFSVLNKQQFDPTTRLMNRRSVDSVLANEYSRMQRADDYYCCIVMADIDHFKDVNDAWGHDVGDLLLAHTAKLFNNAIRRHDTVSRYGGEEFLFIFPDMTLQQAGTVVDRIRKQLADSSIRHHDNLHRVTASFGVTQLCRFCDIKGSIKRADIAMYAAKEKGRNSTVTIDSQAILEQSSYEHINDNITEIMRQHCRLVPQKNR
- the pbpG gene encoding D-alanyl-D-alanine endopeptidase; protein product: MRNFAAQLKIRRQFTQLNMPLHKRLKTISRLLIGIFITSVLSLPAIAQEKLSVQTTAISSATQKLLSLNQENIELASVSAAVIDARTGAPLYSKNAELILPIASVTKLMTAMVTLDSKLPLNEKIRFTQAQKEANNNYYTRIRIGSLLPRKDVIRIALMSSENMAASALGHTYPGGNMAFVKAMNLKALQLGMTQTTFVDSSGLSERNISSASDLAIMVRAAASYPEITKYSTTKSYTARFTNPGYSLRYGNTNVLVHRKSWSIDVTKTGYLNEAGRCLVMMTKINGRDTVMVMLNSYGKRTPIGDAGRIKRWITTGKSGKISSSARHYQRQVLRQLMPEQLALN
- a CDS encoding aspartate/glutamate racemase family protein, yielding MKTIGLLGGMSWESTVSYYRALNIGIKEQLGGFHSAKIALFSVDFAEIETLQHQGDWQQTGSVLAKAAKAVEAAGADFLLIGTNTMHKVAPQVEAAVSIPLLHIADATAEQLKMDGIETVGLLGTRFTMEQDFYKGRLTEHHGIRVLVPGDASQNIVHRIIYEELCLGTISDRSRQQYLQIIDELSERGVQAVILGCTEIALLVRASDTEVPLYDTTAIHATAAVKLALA